Part of the Desulfatiglans sp. genome, AGAGGAGGTATCTATTATAAACTGTCTTACACTGGGTATCAGGGACTATGTTACAAAGTGCGGCTTTAAAAAGGTACTTGTTGGCTTATCAGGCGGTCTGGATTCATCCCTTGTGGCCTTTATAGCCGCAAAGGCACTTGGCCCTGAAAATGTTACAGGCATAAGTATGCCTTCACAATATACATCAGACCTGAGTAAAAGATGTGCAAGAGACCTTGCTAAAAACCTGGCCATCCATTTTGATGAAATCCCGATTACAGATATCTTTGACAGCTATAAGAGCGCCCTTTCCCACATGTTTAAGGGGCTCAAGGAGAATGAGACAGAGGAGAACCTGCAGGCCAGGATCAGGGGCAGCATACTTATGGCCATGTCAAACAAATTTAATGCACTGCTCTTAACTACAGGGAACAAATCCGAGACAGCCACCGGTTACTGCACTCTGTATGGTGACATGTGCGGTGCGCTTGCTGTTATTTCAGATGTGCCAAAGACCATATGTTACAGGGTGGCAAGGTTTATAAACAGGGAAAAAGTGATAATCCCGCAGGAGATCATAGAGCGTCCGCCATCTGCTGAGTTGAGGCCAAACCAGACAGACCAGGACTCTTTACCCCCATATGATATGCTTGATCAATTAATAGAAAATATTGTGGAAAAAAATCTTTCCTTTGAAGAGATAGTAGAACAGGGATATGATCCCTCTATCGTAAAGGATACATTCAGACGTATAGTAATTAATGAATATAAGCGAAGGCAGGCATCACCCGGCCTCAAGGTAACCTCAAAGGCATTCGGATATGGAAGGAGGTATCCCATAGCCAGAGGGGGAGAATTTTTTTAAATACGAAGTTGGAAGTTCGAAGTTTGAAGTTAATTTCGAACTTTAGTTACTTCACACTTCGAACTTGATTTTAAGGAGAAACAAATGCGATCAGACAAGATGAAAAAGGGATTGGAAAGGGCGCCTCACAGGTCTTTATGCAAGGCAATGGGGCTTACAGATGATGAATTAAACAGACCGATAATCGGCATAGCAAACTCGGCAAACGAGGTGATACCGGGCCATATCCATTTAGACAGCCTTGTAACATCCATCAAGATGGGTATAGCCATGAATGGCGGCACACCACTGGAGTTTCCCACAATAGGCGTTTGCGATGGTATTGCCATGAACCATGAGGGGATGAAATATTCACTGATTTCAAGGGAACTGATTGCAGACTCTGTAGAGATAATGGCCACTGCCTACCCCTTTGACGGCCTTGTGCTTGTATGCAACTGCGACAAGATCGTACCGGGCATGCTTATGGCCATGCTCAGGCTTAACATACCCTCTATTATCATAAGCGGAGGGCCAATGCTGGCAGGAAAGGTCAGGGATAGGAATATTGATCTTATTACTGTCTTTGAAGCAGTAGGCGCAAGAAAGGCAGGCAAGATCACCGAGGATGAGCTTCATGACATGGAAGAAAACGCGTGCCCTGGGGCTGGATCATGTTCAGGGATGTTTACAGCAAACTCCATGAACTGCCTGAGTGAGGCACTTGGCCTTGCCCTCCCCGGAAACGGCACCATCCCTGCTGTAATGGCAGAAAGACAGAGGCTTGCCAAGGAGGCAGGTAAACGAATAATGAAGCTTGTAGCTGATGACATAAAGCCAAGGGACATTGCCACCATGGAGGCATTTGAAAACGCCATGCATGTGGAGATGGCTATAGGCAGCTCAACAAACACAGTGCTGCACCTCCCTGCTATTGCCCATGAAGCAGGCTTTAAGCTTGATCTTGACCTCTTTAACAAGATAAGCGCAGAGACACCCAACCTTTGCAAGATATCTCCGGCAGGGTCAGCCCATATAGAAGACCTCCATGCAGCAGGGGGTGTAACAGCGGTTATGGGAGAGCTGATGAAAAAAGGGCTGCTCCATAAAGATATAATCACAGTAACCGGTAAAAAGGTTAAAGAGATTGTGGGGAAGGCAGAGTCCCTTGATCCTGATATCATAAAAAAGATCGATGCCCCCTATTCTGCTGATGGCGGTCTTGCAATACTTTTTGGTAACCTTGCCCCGCTTGGCGCTGTTGTTAAAAAGTCTGCTGTTGACCCATCAATGCTCGCCCACTCAGGCCCTGCACGAATCTATAACAGTGAAGAGGAGGCCATGAAGGCCATTATGGATGAGAAGATCAAAAAGGGTGATGTAATAGTAATCCGTTATGAAGGTCCTAAAGGGGGCCCTGGCATGAGGGAGATGTTATCCCCAACATCCGCCCTTGCAGGGGTCGGCCTGGATAAAGAGGTTGCGCTTATAACAGACGGCAGGTTCTCAGGCGGCACACGCGGAGCAGCCATAGGCCATGTATCACCGGAGGCACAGGAGGGCGGGCCCATAGGAATACTCATGGAAGGGGATATAATTGAGATAAATATACCTGCACGTACACTCAATGTAAAACTCACGGACGAGGAGATTAAAAAGCGTTCCGCTGAATGGAAAAGGCCGGATTACAAGGTGAAGATAGGCTATCTTTACAGGTATGCAAAACAGGTAACCTCAGCCAATACAGGCGCTATATTCAAGGAATGATATATATGGATAATCTACTGGTAACAGGCGGGAGCGGTTTTATAGGGAGCAACTTTATCAGGTATCTGCTTGAGGATGCTGATTTCAGGGGTCGAATTATCAATCTTGATAAACTCACCTACGCAGGTAACCCGGAAAACCTGGAGGGGCTTAACGAGAAATACCCTGGACGCTACATCTTTATCAAGGCAGACATATGCAGCATGGATGCAATAGAGCCTCTGTTCAGTGCATATTCAATAGATACGGTCTGCCATTTTGCAGCAGAATCCCATGTTGACAGATCAATTGTTGGCCCATCAGATTTTATTTATACAAATATCATCGGCACATTCAACCTGCTTGAATGTGCCAGAAAATACCAGAATAATATTAAGCTCTTTCATCATGTGAGCACAGATGAGGTCTTTGGGAGTCTTGGCACAGAGGGGCTTTTCACTGAGACCACACCATACAAACCAAACAGCCCCTATTCCGCATCCAAGGCATCATCTGATCACCTGGTGCGGGCATATTTCAAGACCTATAATCTCCCTGTCACCATCTCAAATTGCAGTAATAATTATGGCCCATACCAATTTCCTGAAAAGCTGATACCCTTAATTATCCTTAATGCCCTTTCCGAGATACAGCTTCCGGTTTATGGCGACGGGAAAAATGTGCGTGACTGGCTCTATGTAAAAGACCATTGCAGCGCCATAAAAATGGTAATGGACAGGGGTAAAAGGGGTGAGACATACAATATTGGCGGTAATAATGAGATGGAGAACATCCGCATTGTTGAACTGATATGTGATTATCTGGATAAAAATGAAAAACCTAAAAATCACAAATCAAGAAGGGATTTGATCACATTTGTAAAGGACAGGCCCGGTCATGACAGGCGTTATGCCATAGACTCCACTAAGATACAGAGGGATTTAGGCTGGCATCCTTCAGAGTCATTTGAGACCGGTCTTGAAAAGACAATAAGATGGTACCTTGATAACAGGGGCTGGATAGATCGTGTAAAAAGCGGTGAATACCAGTCATGGATAGATAAACAATATGGGAAACCAATATAAAGGAGCATCCAATTGAAGGGAATTATACTTGCTGGCGGATCAGGGACACGTTTATATCCATTAACAAGGGTGGTAAGTAAACAACTTTTACCAATCTATGACAAACCAATGATATATTATCCTCTGAGCATCCTGATGGCAGGGGGCATAAGAGAGATATTAATAATAAGCACACCGGTTGATCTCCCAGGCTTTAAAAGGCTCCTTGGGGATGGGTCAAAACTTGGCATAAGGTTTACATATGAGGAGCAGCCCAGCCCTGACGGCCTTGCACAGGCATTTACCATCGGTAAAAAGTTTATCGGCAAGGATAATGTATGCCTTATACTTGGAGACAATATCTTTTATGGCAACAATCTTGATGCCATACTAAAGAATGCAGTAAAACTGGATAAAGGCGGCCTTATATTCGGTTACCTTGTTAAAGACCCTGAAAGATATGGCGTTGTGGAGTTTGATAAGGATAAAAATGTTGTAGGCATTGAAGAAAAACCGGCCAAGCCAAAATCCAGGTATGCTGTGCCGGGCCTCTATATGTATGACAACAGCGTGATAGAGATAGCGGAAAACCTTAAGCCCTCTCCACGCGGAGAGTATGAGATAACCGATGTAAACCTTGAATACTTAAGACGCGGTCAGCTGAGGGTGGAGCTTTTAGGCAGAGGGTTTGCCTGGCTCGATACAGGAACCCATGAGGCGCTTCAGCAGGCATCAAATTATGTTGAGACCATACAGGAGCGGCAGGGGATCAAGATATCCTGTATTGAGGAGATAGCCTATCAGCTCGGTTATATTAACGCTGAACAGCTTATGGATCTGGCAAAGGAATACAGGAACAATGAGTATGGCAGATACCTTATCTCCATAGTGGACGGGGAGCAGACTTAATGCCAGTATCATTTATAAAAACAGACCTTCCCGGTGCAGTTATTATAGAGTCAGCCGTATTCAATGACGCAAGGGGCTTTTTTCTGGAGACATACCATTTTACCAGGTATGCTGAAAATGGCATTAGCACACCGTTTATACAGGACAACCATTCACACTCAGTCAAAGGCACCCTGCGCGGGCTCCACTACCAGCTCAAACACCCTCAGGGTAAACTCATTTATGTGGTAAGGGGCGAGATATATGATGTGGCAGTGGATATAAGAAAAGGTTCACCCTTTTTCGGTAAATGGACCGGTGCGGTTTTATCTGATAAAAACAAGAGACAGTTTTATATACCGCCCGGTTTTGCGCATGGCTTCTGTGTTATGAGTGAAGAGGCGGATGTAACATATAAATGTACAGACGTATATTCTCCCGGTGATGAATATGGCATTGCATGGAATGCGCCTGATATAGGTATTGACTGGCCAATAGAAAAGCCCCTCTTATCAGAAAAGGACAGCAGATACCCCCCGCTCAGGGATACACAGGAAGGGCATTTGCCTGTTTATCGGAATGAATAAGATGCATTTTTAACCGCGAAACACACGAACCACACGAAAAGTTTTATTTTCCTTTTTTTTACTTTCGCGCCTTTCGCGTAATTCGCGGTTCAGGGTTTTATCTTTTAGCCCAACCCCTATCTTTTTATCATGTCCATCAGGTCACTGGAGCACTGGAACCTTATGCCATTCTCAGTAAGGATCTCCTCTGTGGCAGCTTCCATATCAGCCTTCCTGAAGATCATGGTCTCTACAAAATTACCCTCAAAATTTATCTCAATATACTCTTTGGAGTTCTGTAAAACCTCAACCAGATGTCTTATATTCTTTATCTTTATACCATTTATATCTTTTATAACCTGGGCCATTGGATCACCGTACCCCTTTGTGATACGGTTGGAAAACATCCTTGATGATATAACAATCAGCTGCTCCTGCTCCTCTGTTGCTGTGTCATTGAGCCTTGTGATCAGGGGGCTTGAACTCCTTAAAAGATTTCCCAGCCACTCTCTCTGAAGATACCTTAAAAAATCATTTGTAGCGGGTGAAAACACCAGAGGCCCATATATGAAATAGCTTGGATACCCATCCTTTAAATCCGGCACAAGAGAATTTTTTTCTCTTAAAAGCGGCATATCAATTATTATCTCTTTCCCATCGCGTAAAACAGTCAGGCTTATATGCCCCTTTTTTTCCATATGCTGAATCAGGTATGCAAAATGGAGGCGCATGCCATCCTTTGTTATGATCTTTCCATCATTATCTATCTTCTCATCACCTATCTTTGTAATAATATCCCATTTCTTTAATAAACCCTTGTCACCATCGCCATAGGGGGTTGTAACCATCATACCTGTCTGGATTTTATCCAGTTTAAGCTTTTCCCTCAGTGCATCATTTTCAAGGGTCTGAAGCTGGTCAAACATCATGGGTTTGCCATCATATCTGCCATCTTCCATATCCTTTAAAAAGATATTGACCTCCTCAACCGGGATAATATACCCGATATTATCCGCCTGCCTGATCCCGCTGAAGACAATGCCGATTATCTCATTTTCTGATATGGCCGGGCCACCGCTGTTGCCCGGATTAAGGGCAGCATCTACCTGTATCCTTAAGCCCGCGGTATTATAATAATATGGGCTGAACTCTATCCTTGAGATGATGCCCCCTGTCACAGAAACACCCGTCCCCCCTATGGGGTATCCATAGGCATTTACCTTCTGTCCGGTCTTTGGCACTATTGCAGATAGTGTCAATGGCGGGTGGTCACTGAAAAAGGCGCCATCATCCACCTCAAGCAGGGCCAGGTCAATACCTGGTGCAATACCTTTCACCTTTGCGGGTAATTTATCTGCGGACTGGTATGGCTGCACATAAACCTGGCTCGCATACATTACCACATGGGCATTGGTGAGTATCCTGTTTCCGGCAATAATAACACCCGTGCCCGATATCTCATTAGCCGGCATCTTGGACCAGGGATTAAATACATCCGGTCTTCTCTGATTTGTATGTATCTTTACAACCGATTTTTCTATCTCCAGCTGTGCATTGGCAGGATAAATCGTTGTGATGGCAGCAGCAATAGCAAGTAATATGATTTTATAAGAAAAGACCTTAATGGGATTATCACGCATCTGTTTTCAGTACCTCCACACCTCATAATATATTTACTAAAACATCGGACTGTCATTCTCTGCACTTTCAGGCATATCCTGGCATACATCCCAGTGCTCAACCAGCTTCTCGTTTTCAACCCTGAAGATATCCACAATGGCATATCCAGGTTCGTCCTGTTCAGGCTGAAAATGATAATGTATGGCGACAAGGTCATTTTCCGCGAGTATCCTTTTGAGGTAATATCCGGGCTTTGGGTGTATCTCCCAGAAATCCTGAAAAAATTTTATAAGGGCTGCCTTGCCATGCCCTGCGCCGGGGTTATGCTGTCTGTATGAAGGGCCGAGCAGTTCATCAAGCACCTTTACATCATGACCTATCATAAATTCATTAAGGAACCTCATTACCAGTTTCTTGTTATATTCAATCGACATTTATGCCTCCAATAAATAATAGTTTTTAGTGATCAACCGAAAAACACTGGCAAAAAACTACCTGATGTTCATCCGGTAACTGTTTTTTTACAGGATGGAATGTTCAGCAGCCAGCAAATTTTTGATTTTGATGCCTTAAGCTGATGGCTGAAAGCTCAAAGCTGATTTATATTCAGAGAATATGTAAATAAAGAATATTATTCAAGTTATTTTCAGCCCGACCGATAATAAGTTCAGCAGATTATCACCTTTTTAATGGTAATTCATGGAAATGATCCTCACTCACAAAAATGCAGACTTTGATGCCATTGCCTCTTCCATTGCTGCATCCATGGTCTATCCGGGTGCAATGCCATACCTTCCGGCAAGCATCAACCCCAATGTAAAAAACTTCCTCTCTATGCATAAATATAAACTCAAGTATCAGGAATCAGGAAACCCTCAGGATCTAGATTCAGTAAAAAGGATCATAATAGTGGATGCCAACAGGTGGGAAAGGATTGAAAATTCAGAGCGTTATTCCTCACTTAATGCGGCCTTTCATGTCTGGGATCATCACCCTGGTGAGTCAGATATCAATGCTGAATGGAGTTGCGTCCAGGATTGCGGTTCTGCAACGAGTCTCCTGGTAACGAAAATCATAGAAAAGCGTATCCCCGTTTCAGTGATTGAGGCGACCCTCTTCCTTGCGGGCATTTATGAGGATACCGGGAATCTATCATTTCCAGGAAGCAGGGGCATAGATGCAAGGGCAGTTGCCTTTCTCCTGGATAATGGCGCTGACCTAGACATTGTGAACAGTTTTCTCAAACCCAAATATGGCCATATCCAGAAACAGCTCCTTTTCAGGATGATTGAAAAGGGAAATATAGAAGAGGTAAACGGCAACAGGGTAAGCATTAATTTTACTGAGGTCAAAGGGCATTCGCCCGGTCTTTCACTTATCGTGGATATATACCACAGGATAATGGGTGTTGATGTAGTCTTTGGCGTTTTTATTGACAAAAAAAGGAATCAGAGCGCTGTTATAGGCAGAAGCGCTGTAGATTCTATAAATATAGGTTTTATTTTAAGCCATCTTGATAATGGCGGTGGCCGTCCAAGGGCAGGTTCAGGTGTCATAAAATCTGTTGACCAGAGGCATATCAGAGAGATGATAATAGATATCATGAAGACAAAACAGCCATCTTCTCCAAGTATAGGCGATCTTATGTCATACCCTGTGATAACTGTGTCTGAAACAGCAACCATGAAGGAGGTGGCCATGCTCTTTCGTGAAAAGGGGTGCACAGGTGTCCCTGTAACAAGGGAAAAATCCATTGTGGGCATTATCTCTCGCAGCGACTTTAAAAAGGTAAAGGATACAAAACAGATGGAAGCACCTGTAAAGGCATTTATGTCAGAGAAGGTCATCAATATAGACCTTAACAGCACTGTATCGAGCGCTACCCGTCTTATGGTAAAACATGATATAGGCAGACTCCCTGTTATGAAGGAAAATGAGCTTATAGGCATTATCACACGAACAGACGCCATGAGATTTTTTTATGACCTGCTTCCTGAATAGAGTACATCCGGGAACAGGCCATTTCCGGATGCAGCTTTGAGCTTTCAACTAACAAATTAAACCATATTTCTGTCTTTTAAGTATAGTAAACTAAAACATAACCTGTTATATTGCGCCATACTATATCCAGATTTAAACAGTTTTAAAAAAATTGAGGGCAACAAATGCTTAAGACAATGAAGGCGCCGGGCATGTATATTCAGGGTTACAATGTTATTGATGAATTTGCCACACATGTTACACGACTGGGAAAAAGACCCTTTATAATAGGAGGCAAAACCGCCCTTTCGCGTGTTGAAAAGAGGATGCTACCGGGCATCAACATCTATGACCTTGAATGCAGTTTTTCTGTTTTTACAGGAAGGGGCACAAAAAAGGATGCCCTTGACCTTTCATCCAGGGCGCTTAGTCACAAGGCCGATGTTATTGTAGGGGTAGGAGGAGGTCTTGCTATTGATACTGCCAAGGCTGTTTCCCACCAGACAGACCTTCCTCTCATAATTATTCCCACAGTAGCATCAACAGATGCACCATGCAGCTCTGTTGCATTGCAGTATACCTGGGATCATATTATAGATGAGATAATCCTGTTAAAAAGAAATCCTGACATTGTAATTGTCGATACCAGGATAATAACCGAGGCGCCTGTGCGTTATTTTGTAGCGGGTATGGGTGATGCCCTTTCAACCTGGTTTGAAGCAAACACCTGCAATTTGACAGGCGCAAAAAACCTTGCGAATGCACGACCGACCCTTGCCGGGAATGCCATTGCGAAACTTACCTATGACACTGTTATGCAGTATGGTGAGTCTGCAAAAATGGCAGTTGACCTCAAGATTGTCACCCCTGCCGTGGAAATGGTAATAGAGGCCAACTGCTATTTAAGCTCCATCGGATTTGAGAACTGCGGGCTTGGGGCTGCCCACTCCTTTGGTATAGGGGTTGGTTCACTTAATGGGACAGAGGCTTGTCTTCACGGGGAACTGGTCAGTTTCGGCGTAATAGCAAACCTTCTGATAGAGAATTACCCATTTGAAGAAATAGAAAAAGTATTAAAATTCTGCATTGCTGTAGGTCTTCCTGTCACACTAAAAGAGCTTGGGGTGGATGACCTCTCGAGAGAAAACATCCAGTTTGCAGGAAAGGGCTGTTTCGGGCCGGGCTCAAACCTGAAGAATCTTTCATTTGATGTAACTGAGGAGCTTGCCTCTGATATCATTCTGGCCGCGGATGCCCTGGGGAGAAGATATAAAGATATTGACAAATAGTATCCAGTGAAAAAAAACAGGATTTTTTAAAAAAGTTGTTGATATATTTGCATAAAATATTGTTATATAGCCGACTAAATTCAAGGATAATTTAGAGCGGTAAAACAGTCATCTTCAATTGGACAAGGATACAGATACTCTACTGATAAAAGGTTTGAATAATGAGTCTTTTCAATTTTAAGAGACCCTCTGGAAAAGGCGGTTTCAGACATGGCATCCATCCCCCTGAAAACAAGGGTATCTCAGGGACATCAAAGATAGAGGTTGTAAAAGGAGCTGAAACAGTCACGCTTCCACTTCTACAGCATGTGGGGGCACCGGCCAGGCAGATTGTCGAACTAAAACAGGTGGTAAAATTCGGCGAGACAGTTGCCGCAGGAGAGGCATTTATTTCCGCCTCAATACATTCCCCTGTTTCAGGAATCGTTAAAAATAATAGAAATGTGACTATGGTGAATGGGAGACGTCTACCGGCTGTTGTTATAAAGAGTGAAGGGGAACAGACTGCTCCGAAAATATTGTGGGATGAACTTACCTCAGATGACTGGTCACTAGATAAGATATCCTCCTATGATCCTCAGCATATATCAAAAGTAATCAGGGATTCAGGGATTGTGGGACTTGGCGGCGCTGCATTTCCTGCCCATGTAAAAATCGCCCCAAATGATAAACGGAAAATCGATACGCTCCTCATAAACGGATGTGAATGTGAGCCCTACCTTACCAGCGACTACAGGCTTATGATTGAAGCGCCTCATTCGATCGTTGCCGGCTCCCTTATAGCGGCTCATGCAATATCTGCAGGGCAGACAATTATCTGCATAGAAGACAATAAGCCTGAGGCAATGCTGAAACTCAGACAGGTGGCTCAAGGAACATCCATAAAGGTGGCAGTGCTTAAGACAAAATACCCGCAGGGGGGAGAAAAACAGCTTATAAAATCAGTGCTGGGGCTTGAGGTTCCGCTTGGAGGCCTTCCAGGGGATATTGGTGTAAATGTAGGTAATACAGGTACTATGGCTGCCATCGCAATGGCGGTATTTAAGGGAAGGCCACTGACCCACAGGGTAGTAAGCATCTCAGGTAAGGGGATTAACATTCCAAAAAATCTTTTCATTCCCCTTGGCATCTCTGTTGGAGAGATAATCGCCTGCTGCGGCGGGCTCAGGGAAGAGGCATGCAGGATTGTGGCCGGAGGCCCCATGATGGGATTTGCCTTCGCTGACCTTTCAACGCCTGTTATAAAGGGGAATACAGGTATAATTGTACTGTCAAAAGAGGAGATCAGTGAAGGTAAAGAGACCTCATGCATCAGGTGCGGGAGATGCGTTGATGCCTGCCCAATGAACCTTGTCCCGACAAGGCTTGCATTGGCCTCAAGATATAATAATTTGGATGTTGCATTAAAATACAACATTAATGCATGTTTTGAATGCGGGTGCTGCGCCTATGTGTGCCCGGCTAAAATAAATCTAGTGCAGTTGATAAGGTCAGGCAAAAGACTTGCAGCAAATCAACAGGCATTAAATAAAGGTAAATAAACCATGCCTGAAATTACAGACTCAAACAATATTATAAAAAGAGAACCAGTGATCCATGTGACCTCTTCTCCCCATATCCTTGACAGGGGGGCAGGAACAAGAAGAATTATGATAGATGTTATTATTGCCCTGATCCCGGTCATGTTGGTATCTCTCTTTTTCTTCAGATTATACGCTGTAAAGCAGATAGTTATATGCACTGGTTCATGCCTTACCGCTGAGTTCATTTTTGTGCGGCTGAGGGGAAAATCCATAACCATTAATGATTTTTCAGCGACTGTTACAGGCATTATCCTGGCATTTTCCCTTCCACCATCCATGCCCTGGTTTGCTGGCGTAATAGCGGGGTTTGCCGCCATTGGGCTGGGTAAGATTATTTATGGCGGTCTGGGTATGAACATCTTTAACCCGGCAATGGTTGGGAGGGCATTTGTAATTATGGCCTTTACCGGGATACTGGGTGCAGACGCCTACTCAAATCTATCCGGTGTGGCGGATGCAGTATCAGGCGCAACACCCCTTGCAGCATTGAAATACAGCAATATTCATACTGCGCTCCCAAATATGCTTATTGGTAACACGCCCGGCTCCATTGGAGAGACAAGCGTCCTGGCCAGCGTTACAGGAGGGTTGTATCTCATCTTGAGAAAGGCCGCATCATTGGAGATACCTTTAACTATTATTGCAGTAATTGCCCTTATATCCGGTATTGTTGATATTACCTACGGCCATGCAGGTCTCTTTTTTTATCACAATCTACTGGGCGGTGCGACCATGTTCGGGGCATTCTTTATTGCCACCGATCCTGTTACCTCGCCACTCACCTTCAAAGGTAAGCTCTGTTTTGGTATTGGCGTAGGATTTCTAACCATGATTATGAGGATGTACAGCGGTTATCCTGAAGGTTTTATGTTCGCAATCCTGTTGATGAACGCAATTACTCCCCTGATAAATCGCTGGTTTATACCAACACCATTCGGGGGGAAATAATATGGGCTCATTTAAAAACAATAACCTTTTGCAGGCATGGCTTGTTTTGCTGCTTTCAATATTTTTCAGTGTAACACTTGCGGCTGTCCACATCAGGCTCAGCCCTGTAATCGAAGAAAACAAGACCAGAGAGACAATGGAGAGGATACCGGCGTTAATTACCGGAGAAAGCAATACAGACTCCTCTTCTAGGCCCTTTACAATAAAGCAGAGAAGCATCCTGGCAGAAAAAAAGGGTATTGTAAAATCATATACGGTTTATGATGCCATTGATAATACAGGAAATGTGGCAGGCCATGTGGTAAAGGCATCAGGCCAGGGGTATGCTGATAAAATCGAGTTATTGATAGGGCTTGATGCAACTGCAAAAACAATCACCGGTCTTTTTATTCTCGACCAGAAGGAGACCCCTGGGCTGGGCAACAAGATTATTGAAGATGCATGGAGAAATCAGTTTAACGGCAAATCCTCCTATTCTCCTCTGGTTGCGATTAAAGGAAAATCGGTAAACGAGAATGAAATCGACGCTGTTTCAGGCGCAACCATTTCATCAAGAAGCGTAACTGACATCATTAACAGCGCCATAGGCGATGTAAAAAAGGATATAACGCTTACACCTGAATCAAATAACATGGAGAACAGATAATGGCCGATCAACCTACTGCCATTGAGAGATTTATCAACGGGATACTGCCTGAAAATCCGGTTTACAGACAACTGCTGGGACTCTGCCCTACCCTTGCGGTAACCAACGGAATGAAGCCTGCTATCACAATGGCCTGTTCTGTGGCCTTTGTTCTTCTGGGGGCAAATGTTGTTACAAGCCTCATAAGAAACCTGCTCAAGCCTCATCTTCGTATTGTGATCTTCACACTTACAATAGCCACCTTTGTTACAATAGCCGACAGATTTCTTGCTGCCTATTTTTTCCAGATGAGCAAGACTCTGGGGCCATATATACCGCTTATAATAGTCAACTGCATAATAATATGCCGTTGCGAGGTGTGCGCATCAAAACAACCGGTATTTGTTGCAGCATCAGACGCCATAGGGCAGTCAATTGGCTACGGCCTTGCCATTCTCAGTATTGCAGCAATAAGGGAGATACTTGGAACAGGAAGTCTCTTTGGTATTGCAGTTCTTCCTGCCTCATGGCCTGACTGGGTAATAATGGTTTTACCACCTGGCGCATTCATTACACTTGGGCTGATGCTGGGGCTTGTAAACTGGATCGACATGAAAAAATCCGGGAAATAAAATAGTGAAAGATATTTAAAATTATAATAGACAGGTGTTTGAATGAATTATCTT contains:
- a CDS encoding NAD+ synthase; the protein is MKISIHQINPIIGDFEHNLSLVSEAVRKASLSGCDLAVFPELTLMGYPPKDLLEKPAFIKRNLEYLEKLSKESLNTGIICGFADINKSEKGKPLINGVAFLQNGRVICTGGKKLLPSYDVFDETRYFEPAENSLYIELDNKIIGVTICEDIWNVGDIGNLHRYSVDPVEELAQKGIDILINISASPFTIQKPSLRMKVLEKIACKYGLPIIYCNQVGGNDDLVFDGSSMVFDKKGRLILRGKEFQSDTLLWDSDTDYSPVTDPWPAEEVSIINCLTLGIRDYVTKCGFKKVLVGLSGGLDSSLVAFIAAKALGPENVTGISMPSQYTSDLSKRCARDLAKNLAIHFDEIPITDIFDSYKSALSHMFKGLKENETEENLQARIRGSILMAMSNKFNALLLTTGNKSETATGYCTLYGDMCGALAVISDVPKTICYRVARFINREKVIIPQEIIERPPSAELRPNQTDQDSLPPYDMLDQLIENIVEKNLSFEEIVEQGYDPSIVKDTFRRIVINEYKRRQASPGLKVTSKAFGYGRRYPIARGGEFF
- the ilvD gene encoding dihydroxy-acid dehydratase; translation: MRSDKMKKGLERAPHRSLCKAMGLTDDELNRPIIGIANSANEVIPGHIHLDSLVTSIKMGIAMNGGTPLEFPTIGVCDGIAMNHEGMKYSLISRELIADSVEIMATAYPFDGLVLVCNCDKIVPGMLMAMLRLNIPSIIISGGPMLAGKVRDRNIDLITVFEAVGARKAGKITEDELHDMEENACPGAGSCSGMFTANSMNCLSEALGLALPGNGTIPAVMAERQRLAKEAGKRIMKLVADDIKPRDIATMEAFENAMHVEMAIGSSTNTVLHLPAIAHEAGFKLDLDLFNKISAETPNLCKISPAGSAHIEDLHAAGGVTAVMGELMKKGLLHKDIITVTGKKVKEIVGKAESLDPDIIKKIDAPYSADGGLAILFGNLAPLGAVVKKSAVDPSMLAHSGPARIYNSEEEAMKAIMDEKIKKGDVIVIRYEGPKGGPGMREMLSPTSALAGVGLDKEVALITDGRFSGGTRGAAIGHVSPEAQEGGPIGILMEGDIIEINIPARTLNVKLTDEEIKKRSAEWKRPDYKVKIGYLYRYAKQVTSANTGAIFKE
- the rfbB gene encoding dTDP-glucose 4,6-dehydratase, which codes for MDNLLVTGGSGFIGSNFIRYLLEDADFRGRIINLDKLTYAGNPENLEGLNEKYPGRYIFIKADICSMDAIEPLFSAYSIDTVCHFAAESHVDRSIVGPSDFIYTNIIGTFNLLECARKYQNNIKLFHHVSTDEVFGSLGTEGLFTETTPYKPNSPYSASKASSDHLVRAYFKTYNLPVTISNCSNNYGPYQFPEKLIPLIILNALSEIQLPVYGDGKNVRDWLYVKDHCSAIKMVMDRGKRGETYNIGGNNEMENIRIVELICDYLDKNEKPKNHKSRRDLITFVKDRPGHDRRYAIDSTKIQRDLGWHPSESFETGLEKTIRWYLDNRGWIDRVKSGEYQSWIDKQYGKPI
- the rfbA gene encoding glucose-1-phosphate thymidylyltransferase RfbA, which produces MKGIILAGGSGTRLYPLTRVVSKQLLPIYDKPMIYYPLSILMAGGIREILIISTPVDLPGFKRLLGDGSKLGIRFTYEEQPSPDGLAQAFTIGKKFIGKDNVCLILGDNIFYGNNLDAILKNAVKLDKGGLIFGYLVKDPERYGVVEFDKDKNVVGIEEKPAKPKSRYAVPGLYMYDNSVIEIAENLKPSPRGEYEITDVNLEYLRRGQLRVELLGRGFAWLDTGTHEALQQASNYVETIQERQGIKISCIEEIAYQLGYINAEQLMDLAKEYRNNEYGRYLISIVDGEQT
- the rfbC gene encoding dTDP-4-dehydrorhamnose 3,5-epimerase, translating into MPVSFIKTDLPGAVIIESAVFNDARGFFLETYHFTRYAENGISTPFIQDNHSHSVKGTLRGLHYQLKHPQGKLIYVVRGEIYDVAVDIRKGSPFFGKWTGAVLSDKNKRQFYIPPGFAHGFCVMSEEADVTYKCTDVYSPGDEYGIAWNAPDIGIDWPIEKPLLSEKDSRYPPLRDTQEGHLPVYRNE